The nucleotide sequence GGCAGTCCGTCTTGTTCTCGATCCGTATCAAGGTGGAGAGGAGGACCTCGTCGAGCGGCAGGCGTCGCGTGTGCCGCTGGATCTTCACGGACCTACTGAGACCGAAAGTGAATCCGCACGGTGAGTTCGCCGTCGACAGGGTCGTCGCCTTTGAGTTGCGGCAGAAACGTCCATTTGTTCAAGGCAATGATGCCGGCGACGGTGAGCTCGCGATGTTTCGCCGGCTCCAACACCACCACCGTCACCTGGGCATCTTTCGAGACGAGCAGACGGGCCTTCATCCAGTCATCCAGCGGCTTGCCGTCCAGCGAGGAGGGAATGGCAGGCCAAGGCGTTGCTTTCGGTACCGGCCCCACCTGCTGATCCTTGTTCAGCGGAAGTCCATGCACATGGACTTCCGGCAGCTCAATGATGTCCGCATCCAGCGCATGATCCGCCTCATGCGTCGCCTCATCGCCCGTCGCCGCATGAGCCGCAACCGCCGACGGACACAAGCCCAAAACGCAGCTCGCGACTATTCCTCTGGTGATGCGATCTACTGACTCGAAGATGTTCGCCATATCGTCGTCCCAATTATTGCAAAGTGATGAAGCTCAAACTGGCCTTCCAGCAAGGCTGCATTTTCCCACAGTCCGAAGCAGATGCCCAACAAGATTGTCCAGCAAGGCCGCAGGGAACTCGGCAACTGAGGCGTACCCTTGCGGTACGTCGCAGGGAGACGAGTGACTGAGAACGCCGCTGGTACATATTTCTCTGTCGGAATCGGATGCTCAAACGGGTCATCCAGCAAGGCCGCAGGCGACCGCAACACCGGAAGCGTAGCCTTGCGCTACGTTGAGGATGTTGCGGAGCCGAGAACGATGCTGGTGACCCGTTTCAGCATCCGATCAAAAGAACCACTGGCCCCGGAAGAAGAACGACCGTGGCATCCCCGCGTGCGACACACCCAGCCCAATAC is from Nitrospira defluvii and encodes:
- a CDS encoding energy transducer TonB family protein is translated as MANIFESVDRITRGIVASCVLGLCPSAVAAHAATGDEATHEADHALDADIIELPEVHVHGLPLNKDQQVGPVPKATPWPAIPSSLDGKPLDDWMKARLLVSKDAQVTVVVLEPAKHRELTVAGIIALNKWTFLPQLKGDDPVDGELTVRIHFRSQ